A genomic segment from Ramlibacter agri encodes:
- a CDS encoding phosphoribosyltransferase, whose amino-acid sequence MTSPAPFTEATTAYWQEILPADRAPSAQPPWRHGYPARLPDGRVLVLPIRAMAAEPTHAVASLILNQASLDVADALAAMLARELSSSLSPDLLVGLPTLGLSLAAPVARALGHTRYLPMGYSRKFWYDEALSAPVQSITSPVPGKRIYLDPNLMPLLKGRRLVLIDDTVSTGTTMKAAWDLLESLGADVVGAGVAMKQGRRWVEALGEQRAARVVGVFDSPLLKLGDGGWVLRG is encoded by the coding sequence ATGACGTCCCCTGCTCCCTTCACCGAAGCCACCACGGCCTACTGGCAGGAAATCCTGCCGGCCGACCGCGCCCCTTCCGCGCAGCCGCCCTGGCGCCACGGCTACCCGGCCCGCCTGCCCGATGGCCGAGTGCTGGTCTTGCCTATCCGTGCGATGGCGGCCGAGCCGACGCATGCGGTCGCGTCGCTGATCCTGAACCAGGCTTCGCTGGACGTGGCCGATGCGCTGGCCGCGATGCTCGCGCGCGAGCTCTCGTCGTCGCTGTCTCCCGACCTGCTGGTGGGCCTGCCCACGCTGGGCCTGTCGCTGGCCGCGCCGGTGGCGCGGGCGTTGGGCCACACGCGCTACCTGCCCATGGGCTACTCGCGCAAGTTCTGGTACGACGAGGCGCTGTCGGCGCCCGTGCAGTCGATCACCTCGCCGGTGCCGGGCAAGCGGATCTACCTGGATCCGAACCTGATGCCGCTTCTGAAGGGCCGGCGGCTGGTGTTGATCGACGACACGGTGAGCACCGGGACGACGATGAAGGCGGCTTGGGATCTGCTGGAGTCGCTGGGGGCGGATGTGGTTGGCGCGGGGGTGGCGATGAAGCAGGGGCGGCGATGGGTTGAGGCACTCGGGGAGCAGCGCGCAGCGCGCGTCGTGGGAGTGTTTGACAGCCCGTTGTTGAAGTTGGGCGATGGCGGGTGGGTGTTGCGGGGGTGA
- a CDS encoding L,D-transpeptidase, which yields MTKPLRSCRTLIAFATFAAACASALAFAPSSPDELASIFNTEVDRRLDVPPQELQRYANLAEQAFAQASVMPVMPQYVVVVDRNPHVQALLLMWRSMDGEYQLAGASPVSTGRPGTFDHFQTPLGVFEHTPSNMDYRAEGTYNENGIRGYGVQGMRVFDYGWQQVPKGWGDHAVIQMRLQMHATDPDQLEQRVGTIQSEGCVRIPASLNRFIDHYGLLDAEYDELAEGGQRLKVLQMDREPVADAGRYMVVVDSGRGMRPAWATHTGRRRPTS from the coding sequence ATGACGAAGCCGCTCCGTTCCTGCCGAACCCTGATTGCATTCGCCACCTTCGCGGCCGCTTGCGCAAGCGCCCTCGCGTTTGCGCCATCCTCCCCGGACGAGCTCGCCTCCATCTTCAACACCGAGGTCGACCGCCGCCTGGACGTCCCGCCGCAGGAGCTGCAGCGCTACGCCAACCTCGCGGAGCAAGCCTTCGCGCAGGCCAGCGTGATGCCAGTCATGCCCCAGTACGTTGTGGTCGTCGATCGCAACCCGCACGTGCAGGCCTTGCTCCTGATGTGGCGCTCCATGGACGGCGAATACCAGCTCGCCGGCGCATCGCCCGTGTCTACCGGCCGCCCCGGCACCTTCGACCACTTCCAGACGCCCTTGGGCGTGTTCGAGCACACCCCTTCCAACATGGACTACCGCGCCGAGGGTACGTACAACGAGAACGGCATCCGCGGCTACGGCGTGCAAGGCATGCGCGTGTTCGACTACGGCTGGCAGCAGGTGCCCAAAGGATGGGGCGACCATGCGGTCATCCAGATGCGGCTGCAGATGCACGCCACCGATCCCGACCAGCTGGAGCAACGGGTCGGCACCATCCAGTCCGAAGGCTGCGTGCGCATCCCGGCCAGCCTGAACCGCTTCATCGACCACTACGGCTTGCTCGACGCGGAGTACGACGAGCTCGCCGAGGGCGGCCAGCGGCTGAAGGTGCTGCAGATGGACCGCGAGCCAGTGGCCGACGCGGGCCGCTACATGGTCGTCGTGGACAGCGGCCGCGGCATGCGGCCGGCCTGGGCCACGCACACGGGCCGGCGGCGGCCCACAAGTTGA
- a CDS encoding Spy/CpxP family protein refolding chaperone has translation MRRILPALCLAVAATVCGGAYAQASQPPSAATPAERAQRFNERMAHLKERLKITSAQEGAWGAFVQAMQPQPHREPNARERHQQAMHTLYTQLNPEQQKVLDEVMARMQRHEHHAGGAGHARADMPAN, from the coding sequence ATGCGCCGAATCCTTCCCGCCCTGTGCCTGGCCGTCGCCGCCACCGTTTGCGGCGGCGCCTATGCCCAGGCTTCCCAGCCGCCTTCGGCCGCGACCCCCGCCGAGCGCGCGCAGCGCTTCAACGAGCGCATGGCGCATCTGAAGGAGCGCCTGAAGATCACGTCCGCCCAGGAGGGCGCGTGGGGCGCTTTCGTCCAGGCCATGCAGCCGCAGCCGCATCGCGAGCCGAACGCCAGGGAGCGCCACCAGCAGGCCATGCACACCCTGTACACGCAGCTGAATCCCGAGCAGCAGAAGGTGCTCGACGAAGTCATGGCCCGCATGCAGCGCCACGAGCATCACGCGGGCGGCGCCGGCCACGCGCGGGCCGACATGCCGGCGAACTGA
- a CDS encoding class I SAM-dependent methyltransferase — protein MQDIGAQKFDAGRAGEYERQSRIGLAGYEACHELTACVLAATLGDEPRHVLVVGAGGTGQEVQAIGRLQPAWRFTAVDPSPPMLEQTIARLGALGLADRMTAVPGYVQDLPQGAQFDAATIVGVLHHVPGIEAKMELLRSVADRLPSGAPLILAGNAHAYASRPLLLKAWAQRWRMFGAGPEEVQAKLGKILHGAEPPESEAHALQMLEQAGFERAERFFSSLFWTAWIAFRK, from the coding sequence ATGCAAGACATCGGAGCCCAGAAATTCGACGCCGGCCGCGCCGGCGAATACGAGCGGCAAAGCCGCATCGGCCTGGCCGGTTACGAGGCCTGCCACGAACTCACGGCCTGCGTGCTGGCGGCCACGCTCGGCGACGAACCGCGGCATGTGCTGGTGGTAGGCGCCGGCGGCACCGGGCAGGAAGTCCAGGCGATCGGCCGCTTGCAGCCAGCGTGGCGCTTCACGGCCGTCGATCCCTCGCCGCCGATGCTGGAGCAAACCATCGCACGGCTCGGTGCGCTGGGACTTGCCGATCGCATGACCGCCGTGCCTGGCTACGTGCAGGACCTCCCACAGGGCGCCCAGTTCGACGCCGCAACGATCGTCGGTGTGCTCCACCACGTGCCGGGCATCGAGGCCAAGATGGAACTGCTGCGCTCGGTCGCGGATCGCTTGCCCAGCGGCGCGCCGCTGATCCTGGCCGGCAACGCGCATGCGTATGCCAGCCGGCCGCTGCTGCTGAAGGCATGGGCGCAGCGCTGGCGCATGTTCGGCGCCGGTCCCGAGGAAGTGCAGGCGAAACTCGGCAAGATCCTGCACGGCGCCGAGCCGCCGGAATCCGAAGCGCATGCGCTCCAGATGCTGGAGCAGGCAGGCTTCGAGCGGGCGGAGCGCTTCTTCTCCAGCCTGTTCTGGACGGCCTGGATCGCGTTCAGGAAGTGA
- a CDS encoding DUF456 domain-containing protein, with product MPDISPYDINSGRTFIPQCVQDHRFHDHGVVYGKSGDLWWAVIDPRRHPLCVWKRSGNADDDYARSARALSAAVFTNGPMMDKFSKWEVRKAFALQMLFDGINWAVIGAVVGFFLGGPWGALIGGLAGAVFGFFIGYEAAKEAVFKDWVPFGRVHGTTHSVDDVGRGFGGLVYLGRTGSTLDTYAVGDGNPPQMLEVIGGTIPIVRHFFPTSATKGAANYYESFESLSQRAGLVAWGIVPIDVDPAGVEVPRSSDGTPANISERVMLKRADFGDADLSVPGSNEAFQGVLVCVGNAGTAFMATAGATLAHIGTRDAVALDGSDSVMMGDYAEMMLREPPAAKQLIQKYGFYTQ from the coding sequence ATGCCAGACATCTCCCCTTACGACATCAATTCCGGCCGCACTTTCATTCCCCAGTGCGTGCAGGACCACCGCTTCCACGACCATGGCGTCGTCTACGGCAAGAGCGGCGATCTCTGGTGGGCCGTCATCGACCCGCGCCGCCATCCGCTCTGCGTGTGGAAACGCAGCGGCAACGCCGACGACGACTACGCCAGGTCCGCGCGGGCGCTCAGCGCCGCCGTCTTCACGAACGGCCCGATGATGGACAAGTTCTCGAAGTGGGAAGTCCGCAAGGCGTTCGCGCTGCAGATGCTGTTCGACGGCATCAACTGGGCCGTGATCGGCGCCGTGGTCGGCTTCTTCCTGGGGGGCCCCTGGGGCGCCCTGATCGGCGGGCTGGCCGGGGCCGTCTTCGGCTTCTTCATCGGCTACGAGGCCGCGAAGGAAGCCGTGTTCAAGGACTGGGTTCCCTTCGGTCGGGTGCACGGAACGACGCATTCCGTGGACGACGTCGGCCGCGGCTTCGGCGGGCTGGTGTACCTGGGGCGCACGGGTTCCACGCTCGATACCTACGCGGTCGGCGACGGCAACCCGCCGCAGATGCTGGAGGTGATCGGTGGAACCATCCCGATCGTGCGGCACTTCTTCCCGACCTCCGCCACGAAGGGCGCGGCGAACTACTACGAGAGTTTCGAATCGCTCTCGCAGCGCGCCGGCCTGGTCGCGTGGGGCATCGTCCCCATCGACGTCGATCCCGCGGGCGTCGAGGTTCCCAGGTCCAGTGACGGCACGCCGGCCAACATCTCGGAGCGCGTCATGTTGAAGCGTGCGGACTTCGGCGACGCGGACCTCAGCGTGCCAGGCAGCAACGAGGCGTTCCAGGGCGTGCTCGTGTGCGTCGGCAACGCGGGCACGGCCTTCATGGCAACGGCCGGCGCAACGCTGGCTCACATCGGCACGCGCGATGCGGTGGCCCTGGACGGCAGCGACAGCGTGATGATGGGCGACTACGCGGAGATGATGCTGCGCGAGCCTCCGGCCGCCAAGCAGTTGATCCAGAAGTACGGGTTCTACACGCAGTAG